In Streptomyces sp. NBC_00091, the following proteins share a genomic window:
- a CDS encoding UvrD-helicase domain-containing protein gives MSAVRTRVAVAPQANEDIRRLDSGTKDAVGEFVRRLRADRSNRALRLTPLRAAGDNGRLFLAALDGNRMGLLLETEENRFNLLAVRVGPSARDELARLTVEINSVSGGVELVDQSEVSANVVALPARESEASAPRVTEPAESAGDLPVLAHEDPPRSLPVPLFARYEDEELIGLGVIASLLPALRRITDTRQLNALLGHNLPGLTRDVLLALHDGREPHEVRRFITSQWQADEAVDPHDWATAARRPVSQASTEDAAVLDALGDSFDAWRLFLHPEQQRLATTTFKGSAKVTGGPGTGKTVVALHRVRHLVAQLPPGHTRPVLLTTYNTNLAADLKERLHRLGGDELVRRVDVKSVDQLAREVVQEHPHAVLGTPVEDEEAMNLWHTICAEEGVFDYDAEFLDSEFKHVILAQGLGNMEMYLRTERKGRGILQRPARRQVWSLVEAYRASLSRHPRKTTYALISDEAARIEAHRMARATEQARYKAEHGGLDLIHREAGSGMWLRPRYQHVVIDEAQDLSASHWRMLRAMVAPGPDDIFLVGDAHQRIYSHQVVLGRLGISTPGRASRRLTLNYRTTREILGSAHGLVHGEAFDDLDDGADTLDGYRSVLTGLAPQYWRAPDWQTEMRAVAALIKERHDRYGTPYAAMAVSVPDKASVTQLAYTLACEPFLIPAAEIGKDGPRDTDTVRIGTMHRFKGLEFQRVFLAGVSEGQVPHQRIEAYRMASPDRYRQEQQRARSLLFVAATRARDELVVTWNGKASRFLPERADQDAGNAVELLSGDGPPSGSAAA, from the coding sequence ATGAGTGCCGTAAGGACGCGCGTCGCTGTCGCACCGCAGGCCAACGAGGACATCCGACGCCTCGATTCGGGGACCAAGGACGCGGTCGGCGAGTTCGTCCGCCGGCTGCGCGCCGACCGGTCCAACCGCGCCCTGCGGCTCACGCCTCTGCGCGCCGCCGGTGACAACGGCAGGCTGTTCCTCGCCGCGCTCGACGGCAACAGGATGGGGTTGCTGCTGGAGACCGAGGAGAACCGCTTCAATCTGCTGGCCGTCCGGGTCGGCCCCTCGGCCCGGGACGAGCTCGCCCGGCTGACTGTCGAGATCAACTCTGTCTCAGGTGGCGTGGAACTCGTCGACCAGAGCGAGGTCAGCGCGAATGTCGTGGCCCTGCCCGCACGGGAGAGCGAGGCATCGGCCCCGCGGGTGACGGAGCCGGCCGAATCCGCCGGAGACCTCCCCGTACTTGCCCATGAAGATCCGCCGCGTTCCCTCCCCGTCCCCCTCTTCGCCCGTTACGAGGACGAGGAACTGATCGGACTCGGGGTGATCGCTTCCCTGCTGCCCGCCCTGCGCCGAATCACGGACACCCGGCAGCTGAACGCACTGCTCGGTCACAATCTGCCAGGGCTCACCCGGGACGTCCTGCTGGCCCTGCATGACGGGAGGGAGCCGCACGAAGTCCGCCGGTTCATCACGAGCCAGTGGCAGGCCGACGAGGCGGTCGACCCCCATGACTGGGCCACGGCGGCCCGTCGGCCCGTTTCCCAGGCCAGCACCGAGGACGCCGCGGTACTCGATGCGCTCGGCGACAGCTTCGACGCGTGGCGGTTGTTCCTCCACCCCGAGCAACAGCGCCTGGCCACCACCACCTTCAAAGGTTCGGCAAAGGTCACCGGCGGTCCGGGCACAGGCAAGACCGTCGTGGCCCTGCACCGGGTTCGCCACCTCGTAGCGCAGCTGCCACCGGGGCATACCCGTCCCGTGCTGCTGACGACCTACAACACGAACCTCGCCGCCGACCTCAAGGAACGGCTCCACCGGCTCGGCGGCGACGAGCTCGTCCGCCGGGTGGACGTCAAGTCCGTGGACCAACTGGCCCGGGAGGTGGTCCAGGAGCACCCACATGCGGTGCTCGGGACGCCTGTCGAGGACGAGGAGGCCATGAACCTCTGGCACACCATCTGTGCGGAGGAGGGGGTTTTCGACTACGACGCGGAGTTCCTCGACTCGGAGTTCAAGCACGTCATCCTTGCGCAGGGGCTCGGCAACATGGAGATGTACCTGCGGACCGAGCGCAAGGGCCGGGGCATCCTCCAGCGACCCGCGCGCCGACAGGTGTGGTCCCTGGTCGAGGCGTATCGCGCGAGCCTGTCCCGGCATCCCCGGAAGACGACGTACGCACTGATCTCGGACGAGGCCGCCCGGATCGAGGCACATCGGATGGCCAGGGCCACCGAGCAGGCACGCTACAAGGCGGAACACGGTGGACTCGATCTGATCCACCGTGAGGCGGGCAGCGGAATGTGGCTGAGGCCCCGCTACCAGCACGTCGTCATCGACGAGGCGCAGGACCTGTCCGCCTCGCATTGGCGGATGCTCCGCGCGATGGTCGCGCCCGGGCCGGACGACATCTTCCTCGTGGGGGATGCACACCAGCGCATCTACTCCCACCAGGTGGTGCTCGGCAGGCTCGGCATCAGCACACCGGGCCGGGCCTCGCGCCGCCTGACGCTCAACTACCGCACCACTCGGGAGATCCTGGGCAGTGCGCACGGCCTGGTCCACGGCGAGGCCTTCGACGACCTGGACGACGGGGCGGACACACTCGACGGCTACCGGTCCGTGCTGACCGGATTGGCACCCCAGTACTGGCGGGCGCCCGACTGGCAGACGGAGATGCGCGCCGTCGCCGCCTTGATCAAGGAGCGCCACGACCGGTACGGCACGCCGTACGCGGCGATGGCCGTGAGCGTGCCGGACAAAGCGTCGGTGACCCAGCTCGCTTACACCCTGGCGTGTGAGCCGTTCCTCATCCCCGCCGCCGAGATCGGCAAGGACGGCCCCAGGGACACCGATACGGTCCGCATCGGCACGATGCACCGTTTCAAGGGGCTCGAATTCCAGCGGGTCTTCCTCGCGGGCGTCAGCGAGGGCCAGGTGCCGCACCAGCGGATCGAGGCGTACCGGATGGCCAGTCCCGACCGCTACCGCCAGGAACAGCAGAGGGCGCGCTCCCTGCTCTTCGTCGCGGCCACCCGGGCCCGGGACGAACTCGTCGTCACCTGGAACGGCAAGGCCAGCCGATTCCTGCCCGAACGCGCTGATCAGGACGCCGGAAACGCCGTTGAACTCCTGTCCGGAGACGGCCCACCGTCCGGTTCGGCCGCCGCGTGA
- a CDS encoding DEAD/DEAH box helicase, whose amino-acid sequence MRPTLAAQALRDTTVEYLTTTFALAEPETQRALTDFLTDPADGLFRGPYLRIRRPFRTAEGDWQQHLDWWQGGDFRPYAHQAEAFARLTTKGGHVPQPTLITTGTGSGKTESFLLPVIDHCRRAKAAGKPGVKAVLLYPMNALAGDQAGRLGDLLEKDERLADVTAGLYIGEASSTKNGSPYGRVMVERAEIRRNPPDILITNYKMLDLLLQRQQDAPLWADADVAYIVIDEFHTYDGAQGTDVAMLLRRLGAVLGAAEEGRPLGSICPVATSATLGEAAVKDKQVVGGAGPRAMLDVASQVFGVRFPDDAVIGEDRRDLNAFLRPADLTLPLPSPAELAALPDPAASPDGLDAIAKAVLGCDTSDPRELGRRLLAHPLTHELLARDVDQPLTAVEILGAFPASSAWRVAATQDPETAAKALARFVALISVSRDPGAPADRERPLLLVETHLWVRSLSRVLRFVAPRPVFSWSDTDQAAAHAVASAAQEERRRSVARSGRLPSAYCRHCGRSGWSAICPERNPMSLESAPDHIYRQSVGSGKARVRALIAATPAEAAEQARQALARSTRRGRRSATREASVLVLEDSGEALRRIDPDEVFRADGSIAEAPENGVFVKVWYDTPDQDEYARQDRCPACGQAQGIRFLGAGVAPLASVAVTQLFTGGELPKKDEEGRDRRRTLIFNDSVQDAAHRAGFVSSRAWKFSLRSLVHEQLEERTAQVPEFAADGVPLNELIAALVRRASVDQEKLLSSVVPPDLHDVDRVKRLLAGKKRLPAGTWDLVGERLAFNTLLEFGLNSRLGRTLELTRTVAAEVRLADPDLAAQTAESLYEVHLGRQLPVDAEDEPQAEADEGVAPAPKPTLPPTGPERRRRFEGFVRGLLEHVRVSGGVQHHWLDAFIENEGRSRYSIWTGRPEGMQAFGRNSDAPAFVLVGARSGRSDFDRVDTKESWYTDFAERCLGMDRDLAAGYLAELLPLLAGKEIGALAYRRTGENKAGANNRGHGVYGLTPGHIRVRPLSDEQTAHAALVCPECGWTQTVPPERVPVWRGLPCPLKGCAGELAVPSAQAGGRAVRDFRLDYYRRLYREAGPYSVVSAEHTGVLSRKEREEVEKGFRQGLQHTDPNVLSCTPTLELGIDIGQLEAVILASLPPSTAGYVQRVGRAGRSTGNALMVSLADTSPRALYHLAEPRQLIAGRILPPGCFLSAGELLRRQYTAHLIDLAARGRLEGVLPLPDRVTALFGRVGWLRLFGQAVTGRMDLVDEFLKLFPEIEGVADSGVTRDTRKALRRYAAGGLAEELAKAENAWEAERAELVDRRAMINEAVDALHENVEDEARERRNLARDAAAVAKRLQEFAQAGAQGFLVEWGLLPNYSLVEDGVRLEAALTRKEPARRTRTAAGAAGGSGDAPKSQWRTETRLYQRPSESALTELAPGNSYYVRGYRHEIDGFDLGPRPKEGETGSEEDSRSALLTWRVCQECGYVRTRGAETDTSPCPRCVGPGIGGRSALHTVIVPHKVTSRDKRDDSRIIDDHDSRTQRHYTTTTAVDIAPSAIKDSWRHSGTTFGVDHVREAVIRRFNLGPAKHNRRPDTFFAGEQVALTPFVVCPLCGGATDREPGHGPVQEELTESLANRPELAHHRPWCTTRRRDRPVQSEDRRVITATEHKTEALRILLQAATLHVPERLASFSAALHLGLALRYGGDPAHIRSTPSSEPDRETGLTRHYLVLYDALPGGTGYLQRLVEGENGEEFRAVLAAAQAYLRDCPCKDGRRRACHLCLLGYAPEREYPLLDRQEALWMLDDTLGEDGSSRWAVKEVRKDEERRAEADRERFAAQAQSDLERRFIECFDRWLALPANRADVVHEQTPTGRQGKQFSLRRRDGSPIRWESVAQKPLHEHGTVPDLLLRPVAGETTSDGAPPLSVAIYLDGYRWHASAATNRIAGDAAKRARLRADGTLVWQITWDDVMAWERELRASDARGAAEADEAGKALAPALAGPSAQAAWPPYAVDGDKSPGGAARITWEGKGQDPAEIDRMFAGAIPSLLGFLADPALGRWQALAQQCVGGLLKLASKEDAAKADPSAAVSWIEAALRGEDRPSVSGAGLHLFRVSDASGLPLVLVVDTTGRGQRWSALTVLDDRPEAVQGDGPSHRRRWKAWLCWGNVLQFLDPTGAGRADGLQLARSGLDAFDAGLLAATAVRSGGLLPALREDLPGTGFLASVPAQDQVREQAEDAPGHLATPAAVSGESRTAMEQAAWKLVFEELAFAGDPAVIALAEGLAAHGDIVPATAGWDVMGIPRPLELAWPDHKIAVVLAEDAADSGYMSQCLEAGWHVRAPDGWDEEELVALLRERQQSAAGEGGDRG is encoded by the coding sequence ATGCGACCCACACTCGCCGCGCAGGCGCTGCGCGATACGACGGTCGAGTATCTGACCACGACCTTCGCCCTCGCCGAGCCCGAGACCCAGCGTGCGCTCACCGACTTCCTGACCGATCCCGCCGACGGCCTCTTCCGCGGGCCCTACCTGCGGATCCGGCGGCCGTTCCGGACCGCCGAGGGCGACTGGCAGCAGCACCTCGACTGGTGGCAGGGCGGTGATTTCCGGCCGTACGCGCATCAGGCCGAGGCCTTCGCCCGGCTCACGACCAAGGGCGGGCACGTTCCGCAGCCGACCTTGATCACCACGGGTACCGGTTCCGGCAAGACGGAGTCCTTCCTCCTCCCCGTGATCGACCACTGCCGGCGGGCGAAGGCGGCCGGGAAGCCGGGGGTCAAGGCCGTCCTGCTGTATCCGATGAACGCCCTGGCGGGCGACCAGGCCGGCCGACTCGGTGATCTCCTGGAGAAGGACGAGCGGCTCGCCGACGTCACCGCCGGGCTTTACATCGGTGAGGCCAGTTCGACGAAGAACGGCTCCCCTTACGGCCGGGTCATGGTCGAGCGGGCCGAGATCCGTCGCAATCCGCCGGACATCCTGATCACCAACTACAAGATGCTCGACCTCCTCCTCCAGCGGCAGCAGGATGCCCCGCTGTGGGCGGACGCCGACGTGGCGTACATCGTGATCGATGAGTTCCACACCTACGACGGCGCCCAGGGCACCGACGTGGCCATGCTGCTGCGCCGGCTCGGTGCGGTCCTCGGGGCGGCCGAGGAGGGACGGCCGCTCGGGTCGATCTGCCCGGTGGCGACCTCGGCGACCCTCGGTGAGGCGGCGGTCAAGGACAAGCAGGTGGTGGGCGGGGCCGGGCCGCGGGCGATGCTCGACGTGGCCTCCCAGGTGTTCGGCGTGCGGTTCCCCGACGATGCGGTCATCGGGGAGGACCGGCGGGATCTGAACGCCTTCCTCCGTCCTGCGGACCTGACCCTGCCGCTGCCCTCCCCCGCCGAGCTGGCGGCCCTGCCCGATCCCGCCGCGAGCCCGGACGGTCTGGACGCGATCGCCAAGGCCGTCCTCGGCTGCGACACCTCCGACCCCCGCGAGCTCGGGCGTCGGCTGCTGGCGCATCCGCTGACGCACGAGCTGCTGGCCCGTGACGTGGACCAGCCGCTGACCGCCGTGGAAATACTCGGCGCCTTCCCCGCGAGCTCCGCGTGGCGCGTGGCCGCAACCCAGGATCCCGAGACCGCCGCCAAGGCGCTGGCCCGGTTCGTCGCCCTGATCTCGGTGTCCCGTGATCCGGGTGCCCCCGCGGACCGGGAGCGGCCTCTACTGCTCGTCGAGACGCACCTGTGGGTCCGGTCCCTGTCCCGGGTGCTGCGGTTCGTCGCGCCCCGGCCGGTCTTCTCCTGGTCGGACACCGATCAGGCCGCCGCCCATGCCGTCGCGTCCGCCGCACAGGAGGAACGGCGCCGCTCGGTGGCACGCTCGGGGCGGCTGCCGTCCGCGTACTGCCGGCACTGCGGACGCTCCGGCTGGAGCGCCATCTGCCCCGAGCGCAACCCCATGTCCCTGGAGAGCGCGCCGGACCACATCTACCGGCAGAGCGTGGGCAGCGGCAAGGCCCGGGTCCGGGCCCTCATCGCGGCCACCCCCGCCGAGGCGGCCGAGCAGGCGCGCCAGGCACTGGCTCGCAGCACCCGGCGCGGACGCCGGTCCGCGACCCGCGAGGCGAGCGTGCTCGTGCTGGAGGACAGCGGCGAGGCACTGCGGCGCATCGACCCCGACGAGGTGTTCCGCGCCGACGGCTCGATCGCCGAGGCACCGGAGAACGGTGTCTTCGTCAAGGTCTGGTACGACACCCCCGACCAGGACGAGTACGCGCGTCAGGACCGCTGTCCTGCCTGCGGGCAAGCGCAGGGCATCCGCTTCCTGGGTGCCGGTGTGGCCCCGCTCGCCTCGGTCGCGGTCACCCAGCTGTTCACCGGCGGGGAGCTGCCCAAGAAGGACGAGGAGGGCAGGGACCGGCGCCGGACGCTGATCTTCAACGACTCGGTGCAGGACGCCGCCCACCGGGCCGGCTTCGTGTCGAGCCGTGCCTGGAAGTTCTCGCTGCGCTCTCTCGTGCACGAGCAGTTGGAGGAGCGGACGGCCCAGGTTCCCGAGTTCGCCGCGGACGGGGTTCCGCTCAACGAGCTGATCGCCGCGCTGGTGCGGCGCGCCTCCGTGGACCAGGAGAAGCTCCTCTCCTCCGTCGTACCGCCCGACCTGCACGACGTGGACCGGGTGAAGCGGCTGCTGGCAGGGAAGAAGCGGCTGCCCGCCGGGACGTGGGACCTGGTCGGCGAGCGGCTCGCCTTCAACACGCTCCTGGAGTTCGGGCTGAATTCCAGGCTGGGCCGGACCCTGGAGCTCACGCGTACGGTGGCCGCCGAGGTGCGGCTCGCGGACCCCGACCTCGCGGCGCAGACCGCGGAGAGTCTGTACGAGGTGCACCTGGGCCGGCAGCTGCCGGTGGACGCCGAGGACGAGCCGCAGGCCGAAGCAGACGAAGGCGTCGCCCCGGCACCGAAGCCCACGCTGCCGCCCACCGGTCCCGAACGGCGGCGGCGCTTCGAGGGGTTCGTCCGCGGGCTGCTGGAGCACGTGCGCGTCAGCGGCGGTGTCCAGCACCATTGGCTGGACGCCTTCATAGAGAACGAGGGCCGCAGCCGCTACTCGATCTGGACCGGCCGCCCGGAGGGCATGCAGGCCTTCGGGCGGAATTCGGACGCGCCCGCGTTCGTGCTCGTCGGGGCGCGCAGCGGTCGCAGCGACTTCGACCGGGTCGACACCAAGGAGAGCTGGTACACCGACTTCGCCGAGCGCTGCCTGGGCATGGACCGCGACCTGGCCGCCGGGTACCTGGCCGAGCTGCTGCCGCTGCTGGCGGGCAAGGAGATCGGCGCGCTCGCGTACCGGCGTACCGGCGAGAACAAGGCGGGGGCGAACAACCGGGGCCACGGCGTGTACGGGCTCACCCCCGGGCACATCCGGGTGCGGCCACTCAGCGACGAGCAGACCGCTCACGCCGCGCTGGTGTGCCCGGAGTGCGGCTGGACCCAGACCGTGCCGCCCGAGCGGGTGCCGGTGTGGCGGGGGCTGCCGTGTCCGCTCAAGGGGTGCGCCGGCGAGCTCGCCGTACCGTCTGCGCAGGCCGGCGGGCGAGCCGTTCGTGACTTCCGCCTCGACTACTATCGCCGCCTCTACCGGGAAGCGGGCCCGTACAGCGTGGTCTCGGCTGAGCACACCGGTGTGCTCAGCCGCAAGGAGCGCGAGGAGGTCGAGAAGGGCTTCCGCCAGGGGCTCCAGCACACCGACCCCAACGTGCTGTCCTGCACGCCCACACTGGAACTGGGCATCGACATCGGCCAGTTGGAGGCGGTCATCCTTGCCTCGCTGCCGCCGAGCACCGCCGGATACGTCCAGCGGGTCGGCCGCGCCGGGCGTTCGACGGGCAACGCCCTCATGGTGTCGCTAGCCGACACCAGTCCGCGCGCCCTCTACCACCTGGCCGAGCCGCGACAGTTGATCGCGGGTCGGATCCTGCCGCCGGGCTGCTTCCTGTCGGCGGGCGAGCTGCTGCGCCGCCAGTACACCGCGCACCTGATCGACCTGGCCGCCCGCGGCCGGCTGGAGGGTGTGCTGCCGCTGCCGGACCGGGTGACGGCCCTGTTCGGCCGGGTGGGCTGGCTGCGGCTGTTCGGGCAGGCCGTGACCGGCCGGATGGACCTGGTCGATGAGTTCCTGAAGCTGTTCCCCGAGATCGAGGGGGTTGCCGACTCAGGCGTCACCCGCGACACCCGGAAGGCGCTCCGCCGGTACGCCGCCGGTGGCCTGGCCGAGGAGTTGGCGAAGGCCGAGAATGCCTGGGAGGCCGAGCGGGCCGAGCTCGTGGACCGGCGGGCCATGATCAACGAGGCGGTCGACGCCCTCCACGAGAACGTGGAGGACGAAGCGCGGGAGAGGCGAAACCTCGCGCGCGACGCCGCCGCCGTCGCCAAGCGGTTGCAGGAGTTCGCCCAGGCCGGCGCCCAGGGGTTCCTGGTCGAGTGGGGTCTGCTGCCGAACTACAGCCTGGTGGAGGACGGAGTGCGGCTGGAAGCCGCGCTGACCCGCAAGGAACCCGCCCGGCGCACCCGTACGGCGGCGGGTGCCGCCGGCGGCTCCGGTGACGCGCCGAAGTCACAGTGGCGTACCGAGACCCGGCTGTACCAACGCCCTTCGGAATCGGCGCTCACCGAGCTGGCCCCCGGCAACTCGTACTACGTACGCGGCTACCGCCACGAGATCGACGGCTTCGACCTGGGGCCGCGGCCCAAGGAGGGCGAGACGGGCAGCGAGGAGGATTCTCGCTCGGCGCTGCTCACCTGGCGGGTCTGCCAGGAGTGCGGGTACGTCCGCACGCGCGGTGCCGAGACCGACACCTCTCCCTGCCCCCGCTGCGTCGGCCCGGGTATCGGCGGGCGGTCCGCGCTCCACACGGTGATCGTCCCCCACAAGGTCACGTCCCGGGACAAGCGGGACGACTCGCGGATCATCGACGACCACGACTCCCGCACCCAGCGGCACTACACGACGACCACGGCCGTCGACATCGCACCGTCCGCGATCAAGGACAGCTGGCGGCATTCCGGGACGACCTTCGGCGTCGACCACGTGCGCGAAGCGGTCATCCGCCGGTTCAACCTCGGCCCGGCCAAGCACAACCGCCGGCCCGACACCTTCTTCGCCGGTGAGCAGGTCGCCCTCACTCCCTTCGTCGTCTGCCCCCTGTGCGGCGGGGCCACCGACCGCGAGCCGGGGCACGGCCCCGTGCAGGAGGAGCTGACGGAGTCGCTGGCCAACAGGCCCGAGCTGGCGCACCACCGGCCGTGGTGCACCACCCGCCGCCGGGACCGGCCAGTGCAGTCCGAGGACCGTCGGGTCATCACCGCCACCGAACACAAGACGGAGGCACTGCGCATCCTTCTACAGGCCGCGACGCTCCACGTCCCCGAGCGGCTCGCGTCGTTCTCCGCGGCCCTGCACCTGGGCCTCGCCCTGCGGTACGGCGGCGACCCCGCCCACATCCGCTCCACCCCGAGCAGCGAGCCGGACCGGGAGACCGGGCTGACCCGGCACTACCTGGTGCTGTACGACGCCCTGCCGGGCGGGACCGGATACTTGCAGCGGCTCGTCGAGGGCGAGAACGGCGAGGAGTTCAGGGCAGTACTGGCGGCTGCCCAGGCGTATCTGCGCGACTGCCCCTGCAAGGACGGCCGGCGTCGCGCCTGTCACTTGTGCCTGCTGGGCTACGCCCCGGAGCGCGAGTACCCGCTGCTCGACCGGCAAGAAGCCCTCTGGATGCTCGACGACACCCTCGGCGAGGACGGGTCCAGCCGGTGGGCGGTCAAGGAAGTACGCAAGGACGAGGAGCGGCGGGCCGAAGCGGACCGGGAACGTTTCGCGGCTCAGGCCCAGAGCGATCTGGAGCGGCGCTTCATCGAGTGCTTCGACCGCTGGCTCGCGCTCCCGGCCAACCGGGCCGACGTCGTGCACGAGCAGACGCCGACGGGACGCCAGGGCAAGCAGTTCAGCCTGCGCCGGCGCGACGGCTCCCCGATCAGGTGGGAGTCGGTCGCGCAGAAGCCCTTGCACGAGCACGGCACCGTGCCCGATCTGCTGCTGCGCCCCGTCGCGGGCGAAACGACGAGTGACGGAGCGCCGCCGTTGTCCGTCGCGATCTACCTGGACGGCTATCGCTGGCATGCCTCGGCCGCCACGAACCGGATCGCCGGGGACGCGGCCAAGCGGGCCCGGCTACGCGCCGACGGAACCCTCGTCTGGCAGATCACCTGGGACGACGTCATGGCCTGGGAGCGGGAGCTGAGGGCCTCCGACGCGCGGGGCGCGGCGGAGGCGGACGAGGCGGGGAAGGCACTCGCTCCCGCCCTGGCCGGCCCTTCGGCACAGGCGGCCTGGCCTCCGTACGCGGTGGACGGGGACAAGAGCCCCGGCGGCGCGGCTCGGATCACCTGGGAGGGGAAGGGACAGGACCCGGCGGAGATCGACCGGATGTTCGCGGGCGCCATCCCTTCACTTCTCGGCTTCCTGGCCGATCCGGCGCTCGGCCGATGGCAGGCACTGGCCCAGCAGTGTGTGGGCGGGTTGCTGAAACTCGCGAGCAAGGAAGACGCCGCCAAGGCAGACCCCTCTGCGGCCGTGTCGTGGATCGAGGCTGCCCTGCGGGGCGAGGACCGGCCCTCGGTGAGCGGCGCGGGCCTGCACCTCTTCAGGGTGAGCGACGCCTCCGGGCTTCCGCTGGTCCTCGTCGTGGACACGACTGGCAGGGGCCAGCGGTGGAGTGCCCTGACCGTTCTGGACGACCGGCCTGAGGCCGTCCAAGGTGACGGGCCCTCGCACCGGAGGCGGTGGAAGGCCTGGCTGTGCTGGGGGAACGTCCTCCAGTTCCTCGACCCGACGGGCGCCGGCCGCGCCGACGGCCTCCAGTTGGCCCGGAGCGGACTGGACGCCTTCGACGCGGGGCTGCTCGCCGCCACGGCCGTCCGGTCCGGCGGTCTGCTGCCTGCGCTGCGCGAAGACCTGCCCGGTACCGGCTTCCTGGCCTCCGTGCCGGCGCAGGACCAGGTACGGGAGCAGGCCGAGGACGCCCCCGGGCACCTCGCCACTCCGGCTGCCGTCTCCGGGGAGTCCCGGACGGCCATGGAGCAGGCTGCGTGGAAGCTTGTGTTCGAAGAACTGGCCTTCGCGGGTGATCCGGCGGTCATCGCGCTGGCCGAGGGGCTCGCGGCGCACGGAGACATCGTGCCCGCCACTGCGGGCTGGGACGTCATGGGCATCCCCCGCCCGCTCGAACTGGCCTGGCCCGACCACAAGATCGCCGTCGTCCTGGCCGAGGACGCTGCCGACAGCGGCTACATGTCCCAGTGCCTGGAAGCGGGTTGGCACGTTCGCGCCCCTGACGGCTGGGATGAGGAAGAGCTCGTGGCACTGCTGCGCGAGAGGCAGCAGTCCGCGGCGGGAGAGGGAGGGGACCGGGGATGA